The sequence CCCCAGGCCGGAGAGCCGGCTGCGGAGGGTGGCGCCCACGAGGCCCAGGCCCCAGAGGGTCCCCTACCTGTTAAGCGCCAGCCTCTGGTACAGGTCCAGGCCTCCCTCGAAGTATCTCTTCTGAGAGTTGAGGGTGTCCACCTGGGCCGCACACGTGCCGTGCTTCTCCCACTCGTGCTGCCTGTGAGAGAAGTTTCGCAAAAACCATCGGGTTAAAAGTCATCAAACAAATTCGCAAGGAAAACGTTCACGCCCGGGACAGGACATTCGACACGCACGTCGTTTCTTGCACAAAACAAGAGGGTAAAGTTCCTTCTGTGCGACACGCGTGCTTCCGGATTGCCCTGCAGGGGGACCCGAGGCCCCAGGGCCATGAGACCCCGTCACGCCTGCACCATCAGCCCCGCCCAGAGACCCTCACACGGCAGCCCACTAAGCAGGTGCTGCTGGCGAACACGAATACGTATCCCAGAGAAACCTTCGTATCGATAACCACTCCTCGGGCTTCGCTGCAGATTTAACCGCGAGGTGCTTTCACACTCCTCGTTCATGCCCACAACTCTGCAAAACCACCACTGGCTtagaaatggggaaactgaggctcagagggactAGCCAGGCGCCCCGCTGAGGCCAGTCAGCCAGGAAGCCCAGAGTCCACGCGCAGGGCCCTATCCGGACGCCCGGCAAATGGGAGGTGTGCCGCCCGCAGGGGACGACAGCGGCCGCTCGGGTGTCGGCCACCCGCAGCGCGGAAGGACAAGACGGCGTCGGGCTTCCTCTAGATCATCGGTGATTAGTTCGTAAGGTTTCAGCGAACCGCGTTCACGCCGGCGCTCGTAGGGGGGTCGTATGCCGGCTCACAAAACACAGTCCAAAGTGCACTCGTCCGCTGGTGAAATCCCCCACGGAGGCGGCTCTGAGTGACCACAGGGCTACAAGCAGCGACTCTCTCCAGACCACGGAGACGGCGGGAAAAGACACACACGTGTGAACAACTTCTTCGTCTAGAGCAGCTTCCAGAATGAATCGTCTGACAGCTGCCCATGTCCTATGGGCTAGAAAAGGAGGGTCTTCCCGGCTGCACGTTTCTTTCTGGAGCCCGtgcaggagggagctgggacgACGCGGGACGAGTGCAGAGGACTAGCACACTGGCCAAACGGCTCCTGGCTCGTAAGAAATACCCAGTGAATGTCAATCATTGTTGTTTTGGGATCAAGCTTAACTCAATACCGCTGAAGGATCAGAATCTATTATTGTTAACATGATTCCAACATTTAATCCCACGTCACTTGGAATCGGGCATCTTTCATCTCACACAGAGTTGCCAGTTACCACTGGGAAGTGACCACCGTGAGTGGACGTGGGGGCCGCCCTCCCGGGCTGCCTGGCCCTCCTGCGGGACGGGAGGCGCGCGCCCCTCCGGGCGGCCGAGGCCCAGGGACACCTCCCACGGTGAGGCCGCTCGCCTAACTGGGCGACCCCAGCCCTTGTTCTTTTCCGTACAAGCATCAAAAACCatcagaaaccaaagaaaaatccTACTTTGCAGAGGGCTGTGTGCGTGGTATTTCTCATAGGGCTAATCTTACTGATAGACTTGATCTCAGAGGATTATCTCAAGGGGGCAGTGACACCAAGGCCCCGAACTCTGCACCCCCGACTCCCATCTGGGACTAAACAGGACACTTTTCCTCCAGGAGCCCTCCTCGGCCTCCGGCTCCCAATGACAAAGCCGAGGCAGACACTCTCGAAGCTCACACAGGAGAGGCGACTTGGGCAGCAGGGGAGCAGTGACCCGAACGCCACGCTCGGGAGGCAGTGACGCAGAGTGGTGCAGTCAGTCCCCGCGTGTCCCTGTCCCCGGGAGCTCCGGGGAGCATAAATACCCTTAGCGCACGATGTTTACCTTTGGGCTTGGAACCGAAGTTTTCAAATGTGCCGTTTAACTATCCAACCTGAAAAAGTATCATTTTGCCTTTATTAGAGCCCAAAACTACATGTGTGCTCCGCCCACGTTATTCGGATTAAATGTTCGAGGGCCCCAATCAGACAGCCCTCTTTACGCGTacctgttgatttatttttaagtcaccCGTCAGTCTGCTTGATTCCATCCCAGAACATTGGAACAGGTAGAAAAACTATATTTTGCACACTTAGCCCGGATCTGTCATTTGCCCAGTACAATGTGAAGGCCTGGGCACTTTTTCCACTGTGTTTCCATCTCGACTTTATCTACCGTGAAACCGTTTTCTAGAACACAGCTGTGCAGCACGCGCCTGGAGACCTGCACCATTCACGTCCCAAACTCTGAGTGGTTTTCTCCGCCAAAGAGACGATTTCGACCTACAGACCTGGGTACGTTAAAGCCGCATCCCTGCCACACACCCGGAGTGAGATCTCAGCCGGGGCACCGGGGAGGGGGGGACGGGGACAGGGGACTGGGGGTACAGGGGGTGCGGGGGTTCAGGCATCACTGCCACTCTACGTGGTTGCAGAAAGCTTCTGTCTAAAATGAATTCCTTTCCTGACAGTCTCCACAATATCTCCAAACGGAATTCATCATTTTGGACAACATCTGAATAACTGTAATGTGAATCATGAGTTGCCACATAGGGGCGAGACAGAAAATCATTGTTTTCAGTTAACCTAATGTAAATAAAAGGAATGTTAATTTTACCTTCTTCAAAAGCAATGCTTTAAGAAGCGATGCTGAATTAAACACAGCGTCCTTCTCCTTGGCTCACCTCCCACCACACTCAAAAGACAGTCCTGGGCCAGAccacggactgagccacaggtgggacctccctctcctccctaaGTCATAGCATGAGACAGCCACCTTCGTCGGCACATCTTCTCTTTTCTCGACGTGTCTCGGGACAACAGCACAACGTCTTTAAGAAACACTCTCTCTGCGGGAGTTGCAGTGACTGCCTCTTAGATACGCACATACCTATCTGGGTTTAGTGAAACCTCAGGAGAGGAAGAGTCTAAACAAAGTGATGAATGAAATACGGATGAAGCACAAGCCTAAAAGGTAAATTCCACTTGCTCTCATGTTTTAGTCACCGGAGAAGGGCCCTGAAGATAACATGCCAAAGAAAAGCCCTGCTCAGTGCTCCCAAGGCTCACTTGGTGCTTCCCAGCCCTGCTTAGTGCTCCCAAGGCTCCAATTGGTGCTCCCCAGCCCCACTCGGTGCTCCCCGGGCCTTCTCAGTGCTCCCCCGGCTCCTCGCAGTGCTTCCAAGGCCTCACTCGGTGCTCCGCAGCCCCACTCGATGCTCCCCAGCCCTGCTCAGTGCTCCCCGGCCCCGCATCCTGCTATGGACTCAGTGGCTGCTGCCCTTACCAGAAATGGCTGTGATTTAGCGGATGGAGCACATCAGGCCAGTACATCTTCATTTCCGGCAGGAGATCCTgtgcaggggggaaaaaaaaaaatctgtgtaggACCTAACAGCTCAAAACTTACCAGGCAAATTTGATAAACTAATACGTTAGAAGAGATGAAAGGATTCTGCCTCACTCTGCAGGAGACGTTTCTTAAGACACGTATGAAAACGAAACCTGACTAATCACAGAAGTGTGTTTGAAAACGCAAGCGCTCGTAGGTGAGTGGGTGAAGTGGCCGTGCAGACAGGGAACACTACTGCCCAGCTCTAAAGAGACACGGCCATCGGCCAGGAAGGGACGCGGGGGAGCCTTCAAAGCAATAACCAAGCGGAGgcagccagtctgaaaaggctgaATGATTCCAAACGTGCAACGCTCCGGAGAAGACAGAAGATCGGAGACGGTGGAAGGGTCGCTGGGGTCAGGGGCTGGCGGACGGAGGGGTGAGTACATGGAGAACAGGGGATTTCCGGGCGCGAGGCTGCCCCGTAGGATACAGCGGTGGACGCACGTCACATGGGTCAGGACCCCAAAACTACGTGACACAGCGCACACCCAATGGGAACCCTAAGTTCTGCGAGTGATGAGGCACCGATACCGTAACGAGGGTCCCGCACGACGCAAGGCATTAACAACACGCGACGGTCTGCGTGTTGGGGGCACATGCGTGGGCAGTCTGGTCTCCACTTAATTTTCCTGCTTTAGGTTTCTGAAACTGCCCTAAAGAGTAGCATCTACTCGTTAAAAGAGTCAACACAAAATACAGGCTCCGTGTGGGCTGGGCAGTCTGCGCCCCCCGTACCGTAGTTTCCCTAAATTGAACGGTGCTCGGGCTTACGTTCCAATTTCCAGAAACCCCCGGGACCAGAAATAAAGTGAAACCGTGTAGAAACAAACTCAGGACGACTTCGCTCTGCCCACCAGTCACGGAACCACCGGGCCCCCCCACCCGCTCCCCGGCCCCAGCCAGCCCTGTCTTCCAGGAAGCTGCCCCCCTCACGGTGTCCCCGTCCCTGTCTTGCACCCCCCACACTCTGGCTTCAGTCCCTGCCAGCaccgagggggcggggggagcggccCGCTTTCCTCGGGGACCACCGCTGCCCTGGGTCGTGTGCGACAGAGCAGGTGCCCCGGCACCGACCTGAACGCCTCCCCGCTTTGACCCCCAGGCCGCTCCCTCCAAAGGGTACTTCCAGCCTTCCTTTGATGAACCCCGCCAGCGCTCCTCCACGAACCCCCATCCCcggctcccccccgccccccccttctGGCTGCTGCTTCACAAGCCCCGTCTCTCCTGCTTCTCTGTCCTGCTTTTCTCTGTCCTGCTTCTCTGTTAACCCTACGGCTGCCCCAGGCTCGCTCCTGCTGTCCTCCCCGTCCCCGTGCTGAATTCCCCAGCCGTGCGCTGGTCACACCGAAGGTCCTCCCCGGCCCACACCTCTCTGCTGGCACACACACGTAACCCACCTGGACGTTTCTGGGGCACTGCACCCGCAACAGGCTGCCCGCCGAAGCACAGTCCCCTGCCAGGCCCGTGTCAGGAAGGAGATGACACCCGGCCTAAGCTCCTGTCCTGAGTCCCGCCTGATGCTCCCCTCCAGCCAGTCCCCCAGCCCTGTTCATTCCACTTCCGGGCTCCCCTCTTGCTGTGCATTCCCACAGCCTCTCCCCGCTCAGCTCTTCACCCCTGCCTCGTCCCCCCACGCCCGCCGCCCAGCCGGCAGCCAGGGCGGCTGCTGGGACACGCGGGTCACGTTCACTCTGCGGCCTGAATGCTCTGGGCACTCAGCGCCGTCACAGCACCAGTGACCTCGTACTTCCACGTGCAGGCCACGGGACTCTAGTCACGAACGAGCCCGCGGGATCGGGCGAGCTGACCCGCGTGCGGGAAGGATGTCTGAAGAGTGGGACGTGACCAGGCTTTGGGGCACACTAATAATTCTTACAGATGGTCCTCAGACCCCAGCCTCCAGGCTCAGGCGACTGAAGGTCCCtcacaggaagggaggaggagcagaggagaccCTTTGGACTAGAGCAGTTAGAACGATCTGTTAGAACTAACTGCCTTGCCCTTTTGGGGGCCGTATCTTCACGGGAAGGAACCTAGTTTTAGCACATCCTGAAGCTACCCCATGTTTTCGGGGAGGCCCCAGCGACCTGTAAACCCAGGTACTAGTTAGATCACACACCGGGGGTCGCCCGCATCCCGCGGGGAAAGGGAAGCGCCCCTGCGGGTGTGCATACGCAGTGGAGACCTTCTACGAGCAGGGCTCGCCAAAGCCACTCTCTGGGCTATTCTGTGACAGGGGCAGTTGTGCTGGAAAGGCCCAACCCTTCCTCCCTGCCGGCAGGCCCTACTCAGAAACCCACCCGCCACGGCCAGAAAGGACAGGCGTGGTGCCGTGTCTGTCCTCCGAGCCAGAGCTGTCCAGAAACGCTAACCCCAGCAAGCCGACCAGGAGTCACGGGGGACCGGGGACTAACGTGGGCTGGCAGGGGACGGCCAGGGCCGTCTCCGCTCACGTCTGCTTTCACTTCGTACAGTTCACTTGGGAGTGGTTCGCGCCCAGGGCAGAGGAGACCACGTAGTTCGAATTTAACTTGTGGGACTGTCTTAGCTATCAGCAAATACGAACAACGTGCCAAGGGTTCAATCTTGGTGAATAACGCTCGGGAGTCCTCATTTTCAAACATGACCTTGAGGGCACGCTTGCGGAGAACAGAGTCCAATGCTCTGCAGCAGCGACACGACTAAAAGTTTGTACCTTAATCTCTTGGAAGTTAAAGTGCCACGATCTGTTACACTCTTCCGCTTTGTCGGGCCtcgaaattaaaattaaaaacaacagaaattagtCTCGGTCGAGATGGCTTCCAAAAGGCAGGAGGAAACACTTCCAGTAAGGTCTgcagagagcaaaggaagagaaaccGTCACATGGTGCGAGTCGCTTAACAAAGACGCTCAGGTATCAGCGGTCACGGTTGCGCGTCTTTCAAAGACATCGTCCAGGAGAAAGGCAAACAGGAAGCAAACTGAACAACCCGGTAGGGGGCGCTCTGGAGTCAGGGTGGGGTCTAAGTCAACTGCCCTCTGACAATCTCCCCTGCTGCTGGGCAGACCGGCAAGTTCCCCTCTCTTCCAATGGCGATGAGGGCGAGTGAGGACATACATAATGGGCTCAGGCAGTGGCTGGCAACGACCCAGGATCGGCTGGTACGATTTCTTAAACCACCAAGCGAGGGTACCCTCTGACTTCCCTTTGTCTGTCTACTTTGGGACACGCCAACTTCCTGTCTTCAGATGAGTTCCCAAGGCCACCAAATCTACTTTCCAACCCCTGATGTGTCTCCAGGGTCAACGGGCTGGCCCAGCAACCCGAAATCGGTGCAGCCCCCACGGGGACGAGAGCAGTGCTGTGCACCGTCCTTCCAGCCACAAGCAGAGTGGCAGGTACATCAGTAGGACCCAAGAAGGCCAAGGTCCCGGAGACGAGTGTCGGGGTCACTGGTGAGTCTGGGGCGAAGGAGGGGCCAGAGCCCGGGCCCCAGTCCCCAGTTTAATTTGCTTCCCACAAAACCCTGTTCCTGAGGAGCAGGCCTGTGCCAGCAAAGGCCAGCATGGCCCTCCTGTCGTGGGAGCGGCAGGATGAGGCACCCCTTTGACGGGGCAGAGTGATGTGTGCGGTTAAACATCACGAGAATATGCACAAATAGGGAAACGATAAAACGcaggcaaaaccaaaaaaatgaatttgggtATTGTGACAGGTGCCAACATAGATACGTGTAATAAACGAGTGGGACACttgtgtatttacttttatatatctACTCATTGCCCCCAAAAGAAggacaaaatgaggaaattacACTTACGTCTTCAAATGAGCCCAGAGTCCCCAAATGCATGTTTAAGCCAGATCGTTACTGTTCTATCAAGACAGAACCGAACAGCAACAAAACCAGGGTTATTTCAGAAAGACTGAAGATGCCATAAATAAGGATTTGGTCTAGCAAATAAACTCCTAACAAAAATCACGAGTGTAACCGTTTGGACCGGCCTCAAGCTACTTTCAGGTTGGCTAGCTTCTTTTTCccgtttcaatttttttttttaattttttaaatgtttattcatttttgacagagtcagggcctgagtggaggaggggcagagagagagggagacacagactcggaagcaggctccaggctccgagctgtcagcacagagcccgacgcggggctggaactcacgcaaccgcgagatcatgacctgggctgaagtgggatgcttaaccgactgagccacccaggcgccccttcctgtTTACATCGGAATCACACTAAGGGCTTGCCATAATCCGTGTATCGTCCAGTAGTCCGGAGGGTCTCTGCAGTCCTTTCCAACTTCCTGCAGAGAAAGGGCACGAGAAAACAGAGCAAATAATCGGTTTCACTGTTTATTTAGATACACGTAGcacctttcccttcttttcacaTATACCACCAGCCATAGGCTGCGCCCACACAAACCAGCCCCCAGGGGATCTGGGGAGGATTCCAGTGCGGCCCTACATGGGGGGGCGTGTTGGTCCTGGAAGGGGGGGTCCAATCTCACACAATTACTCGACAGAACTAAAACCTGAGTTTTGCTTtgcctttcctctttttaaacGTGTCCTCAGATTAAGTCAGCCTGATGGAAGCACTCACTTGCCCATAACTTTCGTAACGTGTAACCAAAAGTACCCGTGTGGGGATGACGACACCCATCTAAACTCAAGGGTGTTCAGGCTCCAGGTCTGAACGCGGTAGTGCTACACGTATGGAAACTGCGAACATTCCAGAGCAAAGACACCAAGGTGAGGAAGGGACAATGAAGATAAGTTCACAGAGGTAAACCCCAGTGGCATACTCTCCCGGGACCTCCAAAGTGTTTAGCTAAAGTCGAGTTTTTCCAAAACACCCGACCGTCTAGAACTACACTGGCCGTCAGACCAGACGAGACCCAAGTCCTGCCCGTCGCCCCCGCAGGGAATAAGCCAATGAAAAGCGGGTGTGGGTGTCTAGCGAGGACAGGCGAGGCACCACGCAGATTCTCAAGCCTTTCCTCTCGGGGTCGCCTGGGCAGGGAGCAAGCTTCTGTCCCAGGTTGGTCTGGAAAGGAGGGAGGCTCTGGTTTAGGAGACCGGCCTGCGGAGGCATGAAAGGTACCCGCCACACGCCGAGGGGGCAGAAGGGCAGGACGACCCAGGGCAGGACCAGAGCAGGGGGCGTGAACCTCACCTCTCCCAACCCCCAGTTTCGCCCCCCAGGAAACCACCACTGGCCACAGGAGCCAGGGCTTCTGCCGGCTCCACGTCCAGTGTCTCAGACGAGCCTGTAAGGGGGCGCTGGGGCGCTGGGGCGGCTTTCGTCCACCATCGGCAAGTACCGGTCAGTGCCCGGCGTGTGCCCGAGGGCCTGGGCAGAGCACCGAGGAGGGTCGGGGAGAGAAAGACACATCTGTCGCCACACCTGCAATGCCCGTGTCACTCATGCGGGGAAGGAGCCCAGAGACAGCCCCACTGCCCAGGAAGATGCTTCGGCCAGAGTAATGACAGGTCCCCTCGTCAAGGCCACCCCGGATTGAAATTCCCTAACAATGACATTTCCCAaggagttgattttttttgttttgttttgttttaatctcagTTCTAAAGCCTCAAGGCAGGAAAGCACTTCTGGTATATTTACAGTCAGGGCCCAGGAACACACCCACATTGGGTCACAGTAATGCCTCACCCACCAAACGACCTTGTTCCCTGCCCCAGGGGCAAACCTTCTGTGTTCCCTAAGACCAGGGCTGTCCACACGCGGCCCCTCCCACCGGAACCTGGGGCTTACAAAGCTCACAAGGCCGACctgctgggggtgtggggggcagagCCAGGTCTCCAGCAGAGCTCAAAGCTGGTCACCAGCAACCCCGTTCATTCTCCTCCTGTCCAACACTCTACCCGGAGCTCGGAAACAGCACCAGAGCCAGAAAGACACGGTACGGTGCGAAGTTCGGAAAACCAAAACCAGAGAGAGCAGCCTCAGTAAGAGTAAGCGACAGATGGCCAGAAATGACATGCCAGCTCACGAGGAAACATGCGTGTAAACGACTCTGCATGGGGCTTCGACggaggaatgggggggggggggtggggggggttgcgGTGTGGTTGAGATCAGAAAACTCACCTTGCACACTGTTACGGGCCAGTGGTGAACCATAATTAGCTTTTTCCACTCATGGTTGTCACTGTTAAAAGACAAAGGACTTACTTTTCAAGAACTGttttaaagctaaagaaaaattaattcatctATCCATTCACGCCATTGTTCGTTCAACAAACACGGAGTGATTGTGACAGGCCAGGCACCACCGGGAGCAAGGGACAAGTCCCCAGGCCCTCCTGTGGACAGAGGCGTTGCTGTGAGCAGGGGACCAAGTCCCGGGCATTCTTGGAGCATACATGCCAGTGAGGGAGACGGTGACGGTGGTAGCCAAGAAAACACACATGGTGCTCCATGGTGATGAGTAACAaagaatataggggcgcctggatggctcagtcagttgagggtccaagtctcggtttctgctcaggtcgtgatctcacagttcgtgagttcgaggcccaagtcgggctctgtgctgacagtgctgaccctgcttgggattctccctctctctctctctgtccctcccctgctcatctgaGCACCGTTTCTCTttcgaaataaacattaaaaaaaaaaaaaaaggaatataagtaAGGAAGAGAACAGGCATgtcagcagggaggaggggagctgaAATTTTAGACCAGAAAGCCAGGGACGgcccggagggggggggggaaccataAAGTGCCTTCCTCCTAAGGCTGGCCACGAGCGTAGAAACAGAACCATCACTGTCCGTCAACCTGAAAAGAGGAAGAACCAGCACTTCCCAGATACTACTGGAACCTAACCTAAATGCGCGTCGACAATCCCCGACGCGCCGCTCCCGCCCGCACCTGCACCCGCAAGGGCCGCGACGCCGACCCCACGCCCCGGGGCACCGCGCGGGCCAGGCTGAGGCCGCACCAGGCGCTCGCAGCCGTGCAGGGGGCTCACCTGCTCGCGCCGCCCACGCGGCACATCGCCAGGCACAAGGCGCACAGGAGCAGGCTGCGAGCGGCTGCAGGCTTCATCCTGCCCGAATCCGGGGGGAGACACACAACGTCCGGCGCCGGGCCCTGCGTCTCCCTGCAAACGGGCAGAATTCCTGAAGCCCGCCCACCTCTGACCGGCTGCAGGCCGCGTCCGCCGTCCCGAGGGGGCCCCCAGCCCGCCGTCCGGCGTAGGCCTCGGCCCCCGAGTCCGCCGTCCCGAGCGGGCCCCGAGCCCGCCGACCCCAGCCCGGGGAGCCGCCTCACCTGAGTCCCCCAGCCGCGCACGCGTCTCTGCCAGGGCTGCACCGCGACCCCCCGCCGCCACTTCGCGGTCGCCGCAGCCCAGTCGCCGCCGGGAAGTGCGCCTTTCCGCTTCTGGGCCCCCGGCCCCGGACACGCCCTCGTAGGCGGGCACGCCCCCGGCCGGGCAGACACGCCCCCGAAGCCCCGCCTCCAGGACACGCCCCCGGCCGGGCAGACACGCCCCCGAAGCCCCGCCTCCAGGACACGCCCCCGGCCGGGCAGACACGCCCCCNNNNNNNNNNNNNNNNNNNNNNNNNNNNNNNNNNNNNNNNNNNNNNNNNNNNNNNNNNNNNNNNNNNNNNNNNNNNNNNNNNNNNNNNNNNNNNNNNNNNcccccccccccccccccccccccccccccccgcccc is a genomic window of Panthera uncia isolate 11264 chromosome B2 unlocalized genomic scaffold, Puncia_PCG_1.0 HiC_scaffold_24, whole genome shotgun sequence containing:
- the RNASET2 gene encoding ribonuclease T2 isoform X1, with translation MKPAAARSLLLCALCLAMCRVGGASSDNHEWKKLIMVHHWPVTVCKEVGKDCRDPPDYWTIHGLWPDKAEECNRSWHFNFQEIKDLLPEMKMYWPDVLHPLNHSHFWQHEWEKHGTCAAQVDTLNSQKRYFEGGLDLYQRLALNSMLQKLGIKPSINYYQISDIKDALASIYGVIPKVQCLPPESGEEVQTIGQIEVCFTKGLQLRNCTEPGEPEEPASRRPGAGGPGLEVCEDGPAFYPPPDETRKH
- the RNASET2 gene encoding ribonuclease T2 isoform X2, whose translation is MKPAAARSLLLCALCLAMCRVGGASSDNHEWKKLIMVHHWPVTVCKDLLPEMKMYWPDVLHPLNHSHFWQHEWEKHGTCAAQVDTLNSQKRYFEGGLDLYQRLALNSMLQKLGIKPSINYYQISDIKDALASIYGVIPKVQCLPPESGEEVQTIGQIEVCFTKGLQLRNCTEPGEPEEPASRRPGAGGPGLEVCEDGPAFYPPPDETRKH